ACCTCCTAAGGCTTCAATATCACTTTTGATGTAAGAAGAGTTGCGGCGTTCCGCCAGATCCGGTAATACTTCGGATGTAACAAAAGGAGCGATGCTATCTTCCACTGCACGGAAATAAGCATAGAAGCCTTTTAATACCTCGGCATAATCTGCTTCAGAACGAATATTTTTCAATTGGCGCACGATCGTTCCTTCTACGTTTTGGTGAGCAGCGTGCGTCTGCTCTTTGATATGTTGACTTAACATGTTCTTTCTTTTATTTATAACGATTCTATACAAAGATTCGTATTTATTTTCGATTTTTTATGCTGTTTTCTGATTTATCATCTATGAAAAACGACAGGATTTTTATTCTACAATTTTGATTGGATAATTATAATAGGGAGTGACTTGTGTAATAAAACGATCAAGACGGACCCGTATGCTAATACCATTGTTTAAATCTGAAGAAATGCCTATTGGAGCATCTTCGGGTATCTGCACTTTAATGGATTTTAAATCATCTGAAATACCGAGAAAGTTCAAGGATAAACTGTTGGGGAAACCATCTTCGGTGTAATTTAAATTTACAACTCTAATATCTGACGTTTTGTTCAAATGTCTTGCAGGAAGATTTATAATTTCACCTCTTTTGACCTGCCATTCTTTTGCATGGTTAAAATAGACATAAGGAAGTGACTGATTGGCTGCAACGCTTACGAACTTTTTACTGCTTTTAACAGCAATACCAAATTTGTTCATCACCTGCGCGTAATAATCACCTGAAGGAATTCCCGAGCCATCTTGCTGATCCAAATAGAAAATAATAAGTCCGTTTTCAACTTTATTCAGCATAAGTTTATAACCTTTGTTTTGATCATTGACGAGGTATAGACTGTCGCTGCCATCCAGGGCAAGGTTACGCATTGGAATAGAAAAGTTGCTTTGGCCAACAAGGGCAGTAATCTGTGTGTCTTCGTCTTGAAAAGAAGGTAATAATGCCCCATTCGATAGTTTGACCGTATAGGTCTTGATGGTGCCGTCCTGAGCCTTTACTTGATATTGAGCGCCGTCTTTGAGCGCAATTGCAGTTCCCGAGGCCGGGCTAATGCTTGCATTTTTTGAAATGTTGATAATCGGAGCGACTGTCTCAGGAATAGGCCATTCAGTAGAGCCAGGCCAGGAAACATAAATATTTTCGCCATCCACCGCAGCGACAATAGTATCCTTGCCTCCATTGTAAGGAATTTTGAATGCAGTGATTTCGGTATAGGGGGTCGGAGCGATTTCATACTCCTTCTTGCAAGCTGAAAACACGGTGATTCCCATCGTCAGCAACAGGGCAGGAATGCGATATAATGTGTTTATTTTTTTCATAGTTATGGGGACTTTCTATTGTCAAATGGTATTTCCATAGATGAAAAGCAGATGCAATTCATGAATAGGATAATATGTATAATTAGTTATTGTATATAATTCGAATAGGATTCTTTAAAGTTACCTCACGACAGTAGTAGCGTAATTTGACATAGTAATCACCTGCCGCTGGTACCTTGTTATATTTTAGCGAACTGCCACTACCCGTTATACGTCCCTCAATGGAATTTAATGGTAATTGTATGTAGGCATTGCCAACATTCGGAGGGATACCTGCAGTCAATTGTGTAAAATGATATTCCTTGCCACTCTTGTCCACTAGACTTGCACGAGCTATCGTTAAGTCAGTTTCATAAATTCCGAGGAATGGATAGTTCGGTTGAACAGTATTGACATCAATAAAATTAAAGACATAACCGTATGTCTGATCATATACAACAGGAGTATTTGGATCGGAACTAACCTCTTGTACATTGAGTACTGGTTGGTTACTTTTGACAATCAATGAATAGGTCGCGTTACTGCCATCTGTGGCTGTAACGGGGTATTGAATGGTACGACCTTTGACGAAATAGTCCATCATATTGGTGATCAGTGTATCCGAACCTTGCTTTAGCGTAGCGCCTGTGGCGACTTTTATTTCAGGCTCCAGACTGGTCATATAAAGTCCTTCGGGCAGTGTGACCGTGATCGTTTTATCATCGTTGTTAATGGCGCCGATAACTTCTTTGCTGGTATTAACGATCTTAAAACTGCTGATTCGAGCCGCACTTTCCTGTTCATAAGGTTGAGTTTCGGTTTTCGTACAGGAGCTGGTCAATAGGCCGCTTAGTAAAACGACTGTGGCGATTTTAAATTTTTGTGTGGTTAATAACTGATTTTTCATCTTGGTTTGGAAAGAATCCAGTACCAGCAGAGCTGGTACCGGATTTAAAATTTACAATTCTTATCAAAAAATAAGGGGTTTTACACTTATTACAGTTTCTTATAATCGAAACTCATAAATGGAAAGTTTGTTGCTGCATAACTTGCATTTGGTGTTTCATCTTTATATACACTATTCAAACGTACTTTCCACAAATCACCGGTTGTTTTGTTTTCTAGAATGTAAGTTCTAGGCCCGTAGCTGCTCATAATGTGATTGCTTAGGTTATAGATGTACCAGCCAGTACTGCTTGGATTTCCTGTTCCATTTAGACTGTTAGAGCCAGCTACTCCAGTTGAAATGAGCGTTCCTGAAGTACTTGCTGTCACTGATTCAAATGCTGTATTTACATAATACAGGTTATATTTAGCCGTATTTACGGTCAAGCTTGCATTTGCTGTACCACTAAATTGAAAATCGTAGCTAGTGGATGTACCACCATCATTGGTAATCAAGTTGTAGTAATAAGTGCTTGCTGGATTTTTCCATTGTGTCGTATCCACCAAATCAGGCACTGTGCCTTGATGGAAGTTGCGTGCACCATAGGTGCCAGTTGCAATCGTTTTTAAGTACCCTTTTGTACCGGTTGCGGTAAAGTTTACTGTGCCTCCGATAGTTGTTGAAGGCGTAACAGCGCGTTTGCTGAGTGATTGTTGCTCTACATTTGGTGCAAGTGAATTGTCTTTGCTACATGATACTGTCATGCCAATCGCGGCAAGACCTAAGGCAACGGATAAAGTTGTGAATTTGATTTTCATTTCTTTTTCGTAATTTTGCCACTTCTACAGTGGGCTAGTTAATAAATATATGTTAATTAGTCAATTTGTTACCGGATGTACCTCGACCGTATATCCGGTTTTTTTTGAATAAGAATTGTACTATTTAGGGTTTTATCTCGAATGTCTTACTGCCTTTAGGCACAATGACATAATCAAAGGAGATAAATACGTGTGGTGAATCTTTAAGCCACTCCGCAGGGCTATACAGACCTTTGTACATAGAAACTGGTCTAATCTTCGCGTAATTACCCTTTGCCGTGCGAACGATCAAGGTTCGTGGTTTGATGACTTTACCATTGAGAAGGGTTAAACCCTTGCCAAGTGCGTAAGCCACATGCTCGTTCTGAACAGCATGTTCACGAACCAAACGACCATAAAAGTCATACAATAACCAGCCGACACCGTTTCCTTCGTCACCATTTTGATCCATTCCTATCGCATCGCCAATAAGTTTAAACTCAGAATCAGCCGGTACTTCTGTTACTTCGTCAAAATCTTTTTCAACGATCAGGATGCCACCGGTGGCATTATTGCCATAACCGAAATTGCTGCTGTTTGATCCGTTATTTCCAGAGACATGGCTATTAAAGATATTGCTAAAGGCAATGTCCCAGTTTCGAGTTTGACGATTTGTTTCCGGTACGCCTTTATTGGTCTCCAAGCTATAATACACAGTCGGTGCAGCATTTTGGCCATCGTTTTTATCTGTACCAGCGAAATCGCGTACTTTAATCAATTTATTGTAAAGCCCGGTATTGCTTTCTTCTTCTTTCGGCGGCTCGACAATAGGTTCTACTGTTGGATCTGATTTGCTGCAAGCAGTATGGATTGCCAGACCAATGCAGAGCAATACAATATACTTTGTTCTCGTGAGCTGTCTTGATATGTTCATCTGTTATCTTTGTTTTTATTTAAAATCATTCTAAATAATGGTAAAGGTAAAGAGTTTACCCTATTACTTGTGTATGAAAAATGATATTTTATGTATGGTTTTCGGTTTTAACCGAATTGCAATAAAAAACTATAGGGATTTTATCCCTATAGTTTTTTATTGCAATTCTTGGTAATCGATGGAGTAGAAGAAATAATTATTTGGTGCTACCTCATGATTCATTGTTTCATTTTCATACACGCTGTTCATTCTTATTTTGAAAAACGGTTTGTTATCTTTCAATACAATAATTGTTCGGTTCGCGACCGCCAATACTTGGTGATTTGGTGCGCCGGTATAATTAGCCCAACCAATTACATTTGGTGCATAGGCAGACTGTAGTCCTAACAAATTATTTTTAGCAGCAACGAACTGATCAGTGGCTTTAACTTCATCAAATGCTTTATCAATATATGATAATGTATAGCCCTTCAAACTGTTGGTCGCGAGATCCACATTAGAACCCTTAGCATTGACATAAACCATAAAATTATTACTTGATGCCCCATCATTTTCTTTGAAGTCAAGATAATATGTTGTGGCTGCTGTTGTTGTGGCTTTATTGTCATCACCAACCGTAAATTGTTTGAAATTACGTAGGGAATAGACGTTGCCTTTACGATTGATGGTACCCTGTGAATTGGAGGTTCTGGATATATTAGCGAGGTTGACCGTTTCCCCATCTTTTACTGTAACTTTTGCTTGATATTCCTGCTCAGTAACGATCGTATTATCATCATCCTTGCTACAGGAAGTAAAACCTAAACTCAATGCACATAAAAGTGCCGATGTTGTAAATAATTTGTTCATCTTTAATTTAATTGTGTAATTTTTCCTTATTATAATGTATTTGTATTCAAGTTTTTACTGCCATCTTCCTGCACGTAATATTTAAAAGTGTAGTAGGGGGCGGGCCAGTTCATATTGGTCACTGCTGAGGGATTTCCCTTATAGGCATTGATCAATTGCAATTTGGCATATTTGCCATCAGGTAGGCGAATGGCATAAGTACGGTTTGGGAGAGCCTGCATGATATGCGTACTCAGGCTGTACTGAAACCAGCCGAGCGATTCGGAATTGGATGCCCAGCCAATTTTACCGGTTCCGCTTTTATTGAATTCTTCATCCGAAGGGGCGACCGTAAGGCTTTGGTAAGATTGCTTTAATAGCATGACAGCTGTATTGTTGGCTTCTCCCTGATACCCCGGATTGAATTCATCAACAGCATTATTGACAAAGACTTCAGAATTGTAGGGGCCCGTAAAGGCAATATCCCAGTCTTCTGTCTTTAACCACTGAGCTGAATCGGCCTTTGTCTTGATCCAGATTTGTTTTTGATCTTTAAAGCGAAAGAGGAATGTGTAGAATGGCCGTTTTTCTTTACCCTCGACACCATCACCCATCGCGGCGTCTGTGTCACCTGCCAGATCTTTAATGACCACACTCTTGCCATCTTCTAGTCCAATCGTATAGTCTTTGTCCTTCCCGCAGGAAAGGAGCATAAGTGCCAGAAAACCTGAAAAAATACAACGTCCAATCTTATGAAATGAAAGCCAGATGCTGCATTCCGCTATAATGATGTTAATTGTTCTCATTGTTTTATCTACTATTTTGTGTACTTCTCTTTAGCTTTAATATCCAATCTCTAACCCTTCATCCATCGATAACTGACTCCGCCCATAATTACCCTGCCCGGCTGGCCCAAAAGGTAGCGGCTGGTGAAATTGAATAGGTTGTCGCCGATCAGACGAAAGGTTAATCTTCGGTTCATTAGACTTTTTTCGACCGTCATATTCACAAGTGTATGGTAGGGGATAAAGATGTCATATTTGTCAATGAATTGATTGCCGTTATTCTCCTGAAAGGGTGTTTTTCCACGGAAATTGATGCGGGCATTGACGTTTACTCCCCAAGGTTTATATTCGTATTGGGCTTTGAAATTGAACATATGGCGCGAACGGTCCTCAATTCCCCAATAGTCTGATTTTTTACTTTGCCGATAGAGGTCGGTTGCTGCATCATTGATTTGGTTATAGGGGTAATTGCCAGCTGCAATGCTATCCAACACACTGAGATCTTTGGCAATAAGGTATTGATAACCCATGGACAATTGTAGATCTTTGGTCGCCTGATAGGTCATGGAGACTTCAAAACCTTTGTTCATCGCTTTCGGTAAATTACGGTAACTGTAGATCTGTGCGATACTGGTACCGTTACCTACGCTGACGGTATTGATCTGATTGTTGATGCGGTGATAGAAAAGGGAGAAATCTGCCTGAAATTTCTTTGAAGGATTCCAGGTTAGTCCGATATTGTTGGACAGGCTAGTCTCGGCCTTTAGGTTGCCGGCGACTAAATTCAGCATATAGCTGTTCTTATAACTCAATTCGCCCGCCTGGTCCATGGCGGCAATAACGTCGGCTACCCGTTCGCTTCCCACAACTAGATAGTTGGCGGCTGGGTTGAAGAAGACCTGATAGCGCATCTTGTAGTCTGGTGCTTTGAATCCTGCACCAAGGCCGCCTTTGACCAATAAGGTTGGACTGATATGGTATTGCAAACCCAAGCTTGGACTCAAATGCCCGTTATAGACGTTGGTTTGATCATAGCGCAAGCCTAATGTCGTCAGCAAACGGTCAATAGGTTTCCATTCCGTCTGAAGATAGACAAATGCGCTGTTCAATGAGCGTTTGGCATCCAGGTCCTGATTGTCCATTTGCTCTACACTGCCACCTATTCCACCGGTGAACTTAAGTTGTTGCACCGGACTGTAGGCAAATTGTTGTTCGATGCGATGTACATTTTGGCCAAATTCTTCAGCGCTGGCCAAAACCCCTTGTTGCAGCCACTGTGCCGCAATCTGAGAATGGAATCTGGAAAAGTAATATCGTGTCATGCTACGCAGGCTCGAATCAAAATTGTGGTCGTAGCTGGCCGATAGATTAATGTCCTGATCTTTTTGTTTATCCTGTAGCGTTCTATCCTCCGACCAGGCATTGATCATTTCGGATTCACGCGCTGCAAATCGACCCGTGATGCCCAGTGTTCCAAGTTTACTGGTGCGGTAGCGTACCCGTCCCTGAAAGCTATAGTTGGTATAGGGGGGGAAGGTTGTACTTTTCGAGTTGAGGTATTGTTTGTCGGTATTGAAACCATCCGTCCGGTAATAGTTGCCGGAGACAACAGCGCTGCCGCGCTGATTGGAAAATGGTGTTTCGCCCTCTATTGTTGCATCGACCGTATTTAATGTGCCGTAGAGTAGCGAAGCATGTGCTTGGGGGGTTAGGGCGCCATGACGTGTAATGATATTGATAGCACCGCCAAGTGCATCGCTGCCGTATAAACAGGACGATGCTCCCTTAATGATCTCAATGCGTTCGATATTGGTCACTGAAATACGTGAAAGGTCAAAATTACCGCTATTACGGCCAAGCATAGGCTGCCCGTCGACCAAGACCATGACATAGTTGCTGCTAAACCCCTGAATTTGCACACCTACAGCTCTGGAGCCACCTGCAATATCGTTCACAATGGCAATACCGGTCTGCTCTTTCAGCACTTCGTCTAACCTCCGACTCCCCATCAATTCAATCTCTCTCTTGGTAATGACCTTGACCGGCATAGCTGCATTTTCAGCTTTGATCAAGTTATCAACAGCTTCCAATTTGCGGTTGACCTCAACCTCGTCGATCTGACGGTTATCTGTTTGTAAAGTGATTGTGAGTTGCTGGTTTTTATCCGTCAAATCTACAAATTGACGCAGCTCCTTATAGCCTAATGCTTGCGCGACAAGTTCATAACGGCCCGTATAAAGTTTATTAAATTGAAATCTCCCGGCTGTATCGGTCTTAAAAGCGTATTTATCCGGATACAAATAGACGGTCGCACTGGCTATTGCCTTGTTCGACTCGTTTTTTAAAGTTCCAGAAATCTTCCATTTTTCCTGGGCTTGCACAACATAAATTTGGCAGGCACATAAGGTGATTATCGTATTTATTCGAATAGAAGAGAGGTTTTTAAACACTATTTTTATTTTTAATCATTCTAAATAATGTTGCAAAAAACGGGAATACTATTGGATTTTTCTATATGCAAATTGTCATAAATTCTATTTATTTCGATTTTTATTATTGGTAAGGGGGTTGATTTTTCAGTGTATTAGTCTGTTTTACAGCTGTATATATTGTTTTTGTTGTTGTTTGAGTTTATTTATATGGATTGAAAATAATTTGTATTTAGACTGATTATTGATTTGTTTTGTAGTCAAATAACAGTGCTGTGCCGAAAAATTGGAATCAAAATTCTGTACAGTTTTAAAGGAGTTAAAGAAAGAGATGCGTAGAATTTACTTAATTATGCTATGTTGTTTGTTGCATATCGGCGGATGGGCAAACGCGCAGCAACGGATTATTACATTGAACAGTTCGCTGACGGAAACAATTTATGGGCTTGGTTTAGGCGATCGCATGATCGCAACAGATGTGACCAGCATCTCCCCAAAAGCTGCAGCAGCATTGCCGCGGGTGAGTAAAAACCGTTCTGTTTCGGCTGAAGGGGTATTGTCTTTTAAACCTACGCTTGTACTAGCAAATGAGGGGGATGTGGCCAATGCGGTCATTCAGCAGATCCGTGCCGCCGGTGTAAAGTTTATTTCGGTCAAACCGAATTATTCTGCTACTGGCGCTTTACGCTATATCCAGGAAGTGGCGGATGCTATCGGAGAGCCATCCTTAGGGAAATCTTTGGTATCACATACAAAAATAAGTTTGGATCATACACTAGCATTGGTGAAAAAAGAAAATAAAGGTAAAGCAGTTCCGAAAGTATTGTTTTTGTATGCGCGCGGAACAGGGACAATGAGTGTGGCAGGAAAGGGTAGCAGCCTGGATGCCATGATCAATTTAGCCGGTGGAAAGAATGCCGTACAGGAATTTTCGGATTTTAAGCCGTATACGACGGAGGCATTGGTGCAGGCCAATCCAGATATTATATTACTGTTTGATTTTGGTGCGAGTAGCTTAGGTGGAAAAGAAGCTATTCTTAAATTGCCGGGGATGCGCATCACGAATGCCGGTAAAAATGAACGTATACTGGTGATGAATGCCTCCTTACTAGTCAACTTTAGTAATCGGCTGCCTGATGCGATCTTGGAACTGCACCGTGGATTTGGAAAAGTAATGGATTCAAAATAGATCAGGTGCAAAAGAAACAAAAGTTAATATTGCTGGCTTTGAGCCTGATATTGTTTATTACGTGTATTATTGCATTAGGTCTGGGAGCCTATCATATACCTCCGGGGGATATTTTATCCATGCTCATGCAGAAGCTGCATTTGTCTGCAATTTCTAATCAAGACAGCATGCATGCCGACGTTTTATTTGAGATCCGTATGCCACGTTTATTACTGGGGCTTTTGGTCGGAGCCGCTCTGGGTATCTCGGGCGCCGCCATTCAGGGAATTTTTCGAAATCCGCTCGCAGAGCCCGGGTTAATCGGTATTTCTTCTGGCGCCTCCTTGTTCGCTGTACTGATTATCGCATTTGAAACGTTCCTGCTGACCTCGCTGTCAGCGTGGCTGGGTTATTATATTTTGGCTTTTGGTGCTTTTGTCGGTGCCGGACTAACTGCATTTTTAGTGTATCGCATTGCCAGTAAAAATGGCCGCCCCAATGTGACAACGATGCTGTTGGCAGGTATCGCCATCAATGCATTTGCGGGCGCGCTTACAGGTTTGATGACTTACATGTCTACAGAGCAACAGCTCCGCACCATTACGTTTTGGATGCTGGGCAGTCTAGGGGGTGCAACCTGGGACAATTTATTGGCTATAGGTCCTTTTATATGTATCTCTCTGCTTATTCTTCCGTTTTTTGGAAAGTCTTTGAATGCATTTGCCCTGGGTGAACTCCAGGCTGATTTATTGGGGATGCGTACTGATCGTGTAAAAAGGTGGGTGGTCATCTTATCGACTTTGGCTGTCGGTGCCTCGGTAGCTGTCTCGGGAATTATTGGTTTTGTAGGACTTATTGTCCCGCATACTATACGTCTGATGGGAGGGCCAGATCATCGTTTTGTACTTCCGGGCTCGCTGCTCTTAGGTGCTTTGGTGCTGACGCTGGCGGACGTTATCGCCAGGGTATTGGTAGCACCCATAGAATTGCCTATCGGTGTGATTACGGCCCTGTTGGGGACGCCTGTATTTTTGTATATTTTAATCAAGGATAAATAGTCTTCTTTCGGATGTTTAAATACTATTTTTTATGTTGCGTGTAGAAAAAATCAACTATGAGGTGAAAGGCCGAAAACTACTGAAAGACATCACCTTTCAGGTTCGTAAAGGTGAGATTTTAGCTGTCCTTGGAGCTAATGGGGCCGGAAAGTCTACCTTGATGGGGCTCCTGTGTGGTGAAAAGAAGCCTGATTCTGGACAGATTCATTTCAATGGCAAATTGTTGTCTGCGTACGATGCAGCGACATTGTCCAAATGCAGGGCCCTTATGAGCCAGCAGCAACAGATTACATTGAGTTTTAAGGTGGAAGAGATTGTATTAATGGGGAGGTATCCGCATTATAAAAATACGCCCACAGTGCGTGATCATCAGGTGGTGTCCGAAACGATGGAGCTCTGTGGTGTCACGGCATTCGCTGACCGGGATTTTTTGAGCCTTTCAGGGGGGGAGCAACAACGTGTTCATCTCGCGCGTGTTTTAGCACAGATCTGGGATAATCCCGATGCGCTCCTGTTACTTGACGAACCTATTTCGGCTTTAGATCTGCATTATCAGCAAAAGGTGCTGGCGATTGCACGTGCATTGGCCCGTAAAGGATTTATGGTTATTTTGATTGTCCATGATGTTAATTTTGCAGCGATGTATGCCGACCGAATCCTAATGCTCAAACATGGACGTAAACTCTTTCATGGTACACCAGTGGAGGTTTTGGCACAGAAGGAAATCTACACGATTTTTTCGGTTGAATCCAATGTGATTATGAATCCACGAACATTGAAGCCTTATGTTCAATTGAAGGAGATGGAGATTGACCTGGAGTAGACCTGACAATCTTCACGTTGCTTCTGTCTAATAGGGATTTATTTAGATAGATTATAAATAATTTTTATTTACCACCCTAATTCGTTAATTTTAACTGTATCAGGCTTATTTGGATTGTAATCATGTTGGTGAAAAGTAAAATAGTTGAGTTGGCGGATTGGCTTTTTGAAGAAGAAATTCCAGACGGATATGTGCCTGATAAGCCTTTAGTTGAAAATAAAATCACGATCCATACGGAGCCCGTTCACATGGAGAATTTTCAGCTTTCTACCTCGGGTTTGTTTATATTGCATTCGAAAATGCAATTTGATCGACCTGTTCAGATATTGACCGAAATCGAAGGGGAGACCATTACCAGTCAATTTATATTCTTTAAACCGGTGGACAGTAAATTGCCCTATGGGATGAGCAGGCATAATATCCGGTATATACCTTCTGTTAAATCGGTTCATCAAGTGGAGCCCGGTATTGAGTATACGTATTTTATTGCTGTGATATCCAAGGAGTATTACCTGAACCTTATTAAGCGGGATTCATTATTGCACCAGCAATTTGTACATGAAATTGAAAAAGGGGAATATACATCGTTTTCAGAAGAAGATCTGATGGCGACCTATGAGATGCAGCACACCATAGCCGAACTCATCGAATCCAAGAAGAAAGGTGAGATACGTCGGCTGCATACTGAGTCTCGCATTGTTGAATTGCTAATGTACCAATTTGAGCAGTATAACGAGAAAAATGATCAGGCCGTTTCGTTGTTCCATGACGAAGATGTGCAACGCCTGGAGCTGGCCCGGCAGATTCTCGAACAGCGTATTGCCAATCCACCGACACAAAAAGAACTCGCGGCAGAGGTATTGACAAGTGAAAGTAAGCTGCGAAAGGATTTTAAAGAATATTTTTCGGTTACAATCCACGATTATCTCACTCGAATCCGCATGGAAAAAGCCAAAAGTTATTTATTGGATGATAAGATGACAGTTTATGAAGTTGCTTTGCTGACCGGATATGGTCATCAGAATAACTTTAGCAGTGCGTTTAAAAAATACTATGGAATTTCCCCCGGCGAGCTTAAAATGTAATTAGCTATTCTTTAGCGGCAGGATTATTTCATCGTGCAAAGCATAGCAATCGTACTCCGGCGGCATTTTTCGGCTATCCAATCCCGTAAACTTGCTAAATGCCGGTAGAATAATCTGCTGTGCGGAGACCCAGAAGCAGGGCAGACGGAGATGTTTATTGGGGGGAAGCTTAATACTGACGCCCGGATGAATATGTCCACTGATGGTGAAAGCCGAAGGAGCTATGATCGGTTCATGTATAAAGGAGATCTGCTCCAGCTCGAATTTGTCGTTGTGATAGATCAAATCAATCTGCTTAGCTAATTTCTCCACCTTTCTATCATGGTTACCCAGGACGAGATGAAAATTGAGATCAGCATATTTTTGTTTAAACGCTGCCAGTAAAAGTACTTCCTGATTGACTCCTGCATGAATAAGGTCGCCGACAACCAAAATATTACCCGCCTGGTAGTGATCAATTAAAGAAGCTAGTCTTTGGAGGTCGAGGCTAGATGTATCTGAAGGGATAGGAATTCCATGTTTACGGAAATGTGCGGCTTTACCAAGGTGAAGGTCGGATAGAATGAGGGTATTCTGCTTCGGCCAAAAGATAGTACGTTGATTGTTAAGGATAAGGGTTTGTTTATTGAATGTAATGTGCTGTTCCTGTATATTCATTTTCTTCGCCCACGTTTTGATTTATTTGCATGCTCCATGCGTTGAATCCGCTCGATCAACGCTTCACTAGAAAGGGACTGACGTAAACTGTCCACTTTGATCGGGAAACTTAACGGTGTATATTCCTC
The window above is part of the Sphingobacterium sp. ML3W genome. Proteins encoded here:
- the pdeM gene encoding ligase-associated DNA damage response endonuclease PdeM, which encodes MNIQEQHITFNKQTLILNNQRTIFWPKQNTLILSDLHLGKAAHFRKHGIPIPSDTSSLDLQRLASLIDHYQAGNILVVGDLIHAGVNQEVLLLAAFKQKYADLNFHLVLGNHDRKVEKLAKQIDLIYHNDKFELEQISFIHEPIIAPSAFTISGHIHPGVSIKLPPNKHLRLPCFWVSAQQIILPAFSKFTGLDSRKMPPEYDCYALHDEIILPLKNS